The nucleotide sequence GCTCTAAATAATCCGCATTTACATTCAGTGCCACGGAAATTGATTCTAACTGTTCTGAGGTAGCTTGGTCTTTGAGCCCCTTCAAGATCTCTTCATTGGCAGACTTTCTCAACTCGTTGGTTTTTAAGTAGTCGGCATAGATCTGTTCCTCACTAACCCCAACACTTTTGAGAATCAATGCGGCTGCAACTCCAGTTCTATCCTTACCAGCAAAGCAGTGGAACACAAGCGGGGAATCATCATCAGAAACAGAAGTTAAGAACTGGCGATACCCGTTGATTGCTGAATCACTCACAGCTAATTGCTCATATGTCAGCATCATATTGTCGTAGACGTTACCACCATTAGTAATCATCTTTCCGAGACTAGCGTTATTTTTTGTCGCGTCTTTTAGAATATCAATTACTTGGTAATCTGAACCAGGCCACTGAGTATCAGGAAATTGAGCGCGCTCATCTTCGCCCCGCATGTCAACAATCCGCTTAATTTTAAGTTGATTTTCAAGGTATTCGGTTTGGTCTGCAGAAAGCTCACTTAACTGGCCACTTCGGAAAAGCTTGTCAGCTTTAAAGGTACTAGCTCCAGATGTATATCCGCCAAGTGATCTGAAGTTTGTAATTCCTAATGTCATAATTCCACCCTATTCACTCGTTTTTTAAAATACACTGTATTTTACCATGCAACTTAAAATTTTCTAGCTAATTCAATTTTCAAACCACGATTAATATCTCTGAATTGCATTACTTAATGTAAAATAGAAGACAATAACACTTATTTCAACCAAAAACCGTGAAAGTGGTGGCAACTTTTGAATAGATTTGATGAAGATGTGATGAATACCTGTGGCAAGGTCGGCGTAATAATGTTAACTAGTGGTGCAGAAACCTCGCGTGTTGAGCAAACTGTCGAGTTCATCGGTAAAGCTTCCGGTGTAAATGTAACTTGCTACGTTACAATGACCGCAGTTTTTATTTCCATTAATGATCTTGGAAACACAATGATGTTCAAGTCCCGGCTAGGTGGATTTAACCTCCAAAAAGTCGATGAACTTAACCAATTGTCTCGTCAATATACGGAAGGCCAAATAAATTATGAGGAATTGAAGTTGCAGATTGCCCAAGTTGATAATCAAGTGATCGACTTTTCACTACCACTAAAAATCTTTGGTGCCGGCCTGGTTTCTGTCGCCCCCATGCTGGTATTTAAAGCAACTTGGGGAGATCTTGCGTTGTCCTTTTTCATTGGAATTTTTGGTTATCTTGCCGCCTATTTCATAGGTTTAAAACACAATTTACCATACATAAAAGAAGCCACCGGTGGAATAACCATTGCAATCTTGGCTAACTTAGCCGTCCTCCTTGGTCTTGGTCACGACAGCGGTCAAATGATTGTCAGTTCGTTAATGCCGCTAGTACCTGGGGTTGCAATCACTAATTCCCTCAGAGAAATAATGGCTGGTGAAATCATTTCCGGCCTGGTTCGGGCGGTCGATGCAATCCTAGTTGCCGTCGCCATTGGTTCTGGGGTAATTATTGGTGCATCACTCGTTTATTTAGTGAGGTAAGGAAAATGAAATTACTAGTTGAATTTGGAATCAGCTTTTTATCAACAGTGGGTTTTGGAATTATTACCAACGTTCCCAGACGCTCATTGCTACCTGGTGGAATTACTGGTGCAGTGGCCTGGACTGTGTACGTAATTCTAAATGCACAGTTGGACAGTTTATTTTTTCCAAATGCGGTAGCGGCATTAATAATCGGAATTCTAGGAAACTGTTTTTCAATTAAGTTCAAAGTTCCGGTCAATATGATCTACATTCCCAGCTTAGTATCGTTAGTTCCTGGGGGAATTATATATGAAGCAATGAAGGATTTTACCCAAGGTAACATTGCTCCAGCCCAAGTCAATTTGATGAACACGTTGATCATTGCGATTTCACTAGCAGGTGGATTCTTTGTGGCTGAAATTATTTTCAAAGGAATTCGGGCAAGAATCAACCAACAACAATTATCCAAACACTAAAGAAACGCAACCAAGAAATTTCTTGATTGCGTTTCTTCAATTATATTTACTTAGTGTAATCCACTGACTTGGTTTCCTTTGTCAAAAGTAAAGCAACGATTGAGACCAAACTCATAAATCCTAGATAATAACCAACTGCGTGGATCCCCCATTGTCCAACTAACCAAGATGCAATAGTTGGGGCAAACGCAGCACCAACAATAGCGGACATATTGTAAGCAATTCCAGCACCTGAATACCTAGTACTTGTTGGGAAGAGTTCAGGCAACATTGCCCCAACTGGGCCATAGATCACGCCCATTGCCAAGAAACCAACTACCAAGAAGAATAAAGTTCCAACAACGTTTTGGTGTCCTTGGAAAAAGAATGGAAATACAAACGAGAATACGAAGATGGCTGCAGTTCCTGCAAGCAACACTGTTCTTCTACCGAATCTATCTGACAACATTGACGAATAAACAATCATTCCAGCAAACACAACGATTGATCCCATCAAGAACATCAAGAATTCACGACTATCAAATCCAAGTACGGCAGTTCCATAACTCAATGACCAAGTTGAAAGTAGAAAGAAGAACGTGTAGGAAACAGCCATCACAAATGTTCCTTGAAGGATTTGTTTCCAGCTCTTAGTAAATACTTGTGCTAAAGGTGCTTTCTTAACGTTATCCCGTTGTTGAGCCAAACGGAATAATGGAGTTTCTTGCATCTTTCTTCTAACCCAAAGACCAAACACAACCAAAACGGCTGAAGCAACGAATGGTACTCGCCAACCAAATTCTGCCATTTGTGATTTAGTCAATACGGTTTCCAAAATAACGTATAAACCATTACTCAAGAAGAATCCAATTGGAGCACCCAATTCAGTGAACGAACCAAATAGTGCCCGCTTACCCTTTGGAGCGTTCTCAGTGGCAACTAAAACGGCCCCTGACCATTCACCACCAAGACCAATGCCTTGAGTAAATCTTGCTAAACATAGAAGTAAAATTGCAGTCATTCCCAAAGTTCTGTAACCGGGAAGAAAACCAATGACAACTGTAGATAACCCCATCATCAGCAATGAGACAACTAATGCCCGCTTACGACCTAACTTATCGCCAAAGTGACCAAATAGTAGCGACCCTAGAGGGCGAGCTACAAACGCAACTCCGAATGTCAGTAAACTAAGGATCATTGCGATTGTTGGGGTTACTGATGGGAAAAAGACGTTTGGAAAATATGTTGCTGCGGCAGTACCGTATGCATAAAAGTCAAAAAATTCAATTGCGGTTCCAATCATAGATGCCATAATGACAGTTTTAACCGGATCTCGTTCCATTTTGGCAACTTTTGCTTCTGTTAAAGAATATGTATTTGATGTTTCTTCCATTTGCTCCACTCCTATTCAATCAAAACCAGTAAATTCTACCAATAATTGCAGTCTCATTCATAATTAAGGGAAGTTTGTCACCTCCTTAAAAATAAAAAAACACCAAGGACCTTAAGACAGTCCTTGGTGTTAAATAACCAATTCTGCCCGCTTGCTTGCGGGCACATCAATTCGCCCGCGCATTAAATAATAATAATTACGCGGGTAATAATGGTGTTCAATTTAAATGTTGAATTGGTCATTTTCATCCCTCTTTTCACGAATTGTATAGAATACTATCACGGCTAGTATTAAAAGTAAATAAAAAAATGAAAGTTTTTCAAATTTTATTATTAAAAACAAAGTCACTTTCTACATATTTAGACCTTGATTGCGATATTATAATTACAGTAAATATATTTTAAAGGAGTTTTAATTATGAAAGTCATCAACGTTGAACTGTCAGTAATTCCAGGTAAACAGGCTGCCTACGAGGCTTTTATTGCCGATCTAGTTGCTGGCTCAAGTAGCGAAGCTGGCAACATTAGTTACCACCACTACAAGGATGTCGATTCAAAAACAGATTATGAAATCATTGAGCATTGGAAAGATGCTGACGCTGTTGAATTCCACAACAACACTCCCCACTTTCAAAAGTTCTTATCTGGAATCGGTGACTTTCTAACTAAGGATCCGGTTATCATCCGAATGGATTATGACGAATAGTCAGCTTTAAAATCTGGATGGTACCGATCAGCACCAAGAGTGTTACAATCTTCATAATTAATTTTTACAGGAGGTGAATAAATGTCTCTTTCAATTATTCACTTAGATTCACTAACAATTTCGGGAAGTCAATCCAAGCTATCTGAATCCAGTT is from Lentilactobacillus curieae and encodes:
- a CDS encoding threonine/serine exporter family protein — its product is MNTCGKVGVIMLTSGAETSRVEQTVEFIGKASGVNVTCYVTMTAVFISINDLGNTMMFKSRLGGFNLQKVDELNQLSRQYTEGQINYEELKLQIAQVDNQVIDFSLPLKIFGAGLVSVAPMLVFKATWGDLALSFFIGIFGYLAAYFIGLKHNLPYIKEATGGITIAILANLAVLLGLGHDSGQMIVSSLMPLVPGVAITNSLREIMAGEIISGLVRAVDAILVAVAIGSGVIIGASLVYLVR
- a CDS encoding putative quinol monooxygenase is translated as MKVINVELSVIPGKQAAYEAFIADLVAGSSSEAGNISYHHYKDVDSKTDYEIIEHWKDADAVEFHNNTPHFQKFLSGIGDFLTKDPVIIRMDYDE
- a CDS encoding tyrosine-protein phosphatase — encoded protein: MTLGITNFRSLGGYTSGASTFKADKLFRSGQLSELSADQTEYLENQLKIKRIVDMRGEDERAQFPDTQWPGSDYQVIDILKDATKNNASLGKMITNGGNVYDNMMLTYEQLAVSDSAINGYRQFLTSVSDDDSPLVFHCFAGKDRTGVAAALILKSVGVSEEQIYADYLKTNELRKSANEEILKGLKDQATSEQLESISVALNVNADYLEHFFDTAVKQAGGFQDYLYTTLKLDEGFEERMREMYLK
- a CDS encoding MFS transporter; amino-acid sequence: MEETSNTYSLTEAKVAKMERDPVKTVIMASMIGTAIEFFDFYAYGTAAATYFPNVFFPSVTPTIAMILSLLTFGVAFVARPLGSLLFGHFGDKLGRKRALVVSLLMMGLSTVVIGFLPGYRTLGMTAILLLCLARFTQGIGLGGEWSGAVLVATENAPKGKRALFGSFTELGAPIGFFLSNGLYVILETVLTKSQMAEFGWRVPFVASAVLVVFGLWVRRKMQETPLFRLAQQRDNVKKAPLAQVFTKSWKQILQGTFVMAVSYTFFFLLSTWSLSYGTAVLGFDSREFLMFLMGSIVVFAGMIVYSSMLSDRFGRRTVLLAGTAAIFVFSFVFPFFFQGHQNVVGTLFFLVVGFLAMGVIYGPVGAMLPELFPTSTRYSGAGIAYNMSAIVGAAFAPTIASWLVGQWGIHAVGYYLGFMSLVSIVALLLTKETKSVDYTK
- a CDS encoding threonine/serine exporter family protein encodes the protein MKLLVEFGISFLSTVGFGIITNVPRRSLLPGGITGAVAWTVYVILNAQLDSLFFPNAVAALIIGILGNCFSIKFKVPVNMIYIPSLVSLVPGGIIYEAMKDFTQGNIAPAQVNLMNTLIIAISLAGGFFVAEIIFKGIRARINQQQLSKH